ATCGAGCGGACGCATGAGCCGCGCCGGGAACGGGCGGTACGGCGCCGGTTCGTTTCCTCACACCCGGGATGAGCTTTCCCAGGACGAAATACTCCATGGCGACGCGTCCAGGAGCCGGCGAGCCTGGGGTGAGCCGTCGCGGCGCGTACCGTCCCAGGGCGGGCCGCCCGGGGGACAGGTCGTGGTGCTCGCCAAGGAACCGGTGCCCGGGGAGGTCAAGACCGGGCTGATCCCGCCCTTCACCGCGCGTGAGGCCGCCGCGCTGGCCGCCGCCGCCCTTGAGGACACGTTGCGCGCGGTCGCCCGCGTCCCGGTCGCCCGGCGCGTGCTCGCGCTCGACGGTGCCCCGGGTCCCTGGCTTCCCCACGGGTTCACGGTGCTGCCGCAGCGTGGGGACGGGCCGGACGAGCGGCTCGCCGCGGCCTTCGACGACGCCCACCGGCTCCTGCCCGTGCCCGTCGTGCTGATCGGCACGGACACCCCGCAGGTCACCCCGGACATGCTGGCCTATGCCCTGTCCATGCTCAGCGCCTACGACGCGGTGTTCGGCCCGGCGGCGGACGGCGGATCCTGGCTTCTCGGGCTGCGCGTTCCCGACCCCGGCCTTCTGCTAGGCGTCCCGATGTCGGAGCCGACCACCGGCGAGGTCCAGCTGCGGAGGCTGGGGGAAGCCGGGTTGAGCGTCGCCCTGATGCCCCGCCTCACCGACGTGGACACCGCGGCGGACGCGTTCGTCGTGGCCGCGCAGGCCCCGCGATCCTTCTTCGCCGCCGCCCTCGCCAGGATGAGCGCGCTTCGGTGAACGGAGTCCCGGAAGGCCGCGCGAACGGAGCCCGGGAGGCCGCGGTCGACGGGGCCTGGAAGCTGGGCTCGGAACCGGGGCTCAGAACCGGGGGCTGATAACGGACCTGGAAGCGGGACCTGGAAGCTGGGCTCGGAACCGGGGTCTGAAAAACGGGCCTGGAAGCGGGGGCTAGAAAAGTGTCGGGGTGGTTTCCTCGCCCGTGCGCTCCAGCTCGCCTGGTTCGAAGAGCCGGATCACGCCGTACGTGCCGTCGTACCCGGGTTCCCGGATCACCTCGCCGCGGCGCAGCCGTTCGACGGCCTCCGCGAGCGGCGGTGAGTGGGCCGCGATGTCGTCGACCGGCACGTCCTCCAGGATCCCCAGCTCGGGACCCAGGACGGCGGTGAGCCTGTCGACCTCCTTGAGGACCTTCTTGCTCTTCGACCCCACGCCGAGGATCTCGCCCACGATCTCCGGCAGCGGTACGAGGCTGCGAAAGCCCGCGACGCCCTCCGGCCGGAAACCGTCAGGCCGGTCGGCCAGATCCTGGACCCGGCTCAGCACGCCCACCGTGAGCGGTTTCCCGCACACGGGGCAGATCCCGTCGCGCCCGCGCGTCTCCTCGGGGCCCATCCGGATGTCGCACCCGCGGTGCCCGTCGACGTGGTACTTGCCCTCCTCGGGGAAGAACTCGGTCGTTCCCGCGTACCCGGTCCCGGTCTGGAGCGCTCGCAGGACGGCGAAGTAGTCGAGGTCGGTCTCGAACACCGTGGTCTCGCGGCCGACCATGGGCGGCGAGTGGGCGTCGGAGTGGCTGACCAGCCGATAACGGTCGAGGGCGGAGACCCGCCAGTTCATGGCCGGGTCGCTGGACAGCCCGGTCTCCAGCGCGAAGATGTGCTCGGAGAGCTCGCCGTAGCACTCCTCGATCGTGTCGAACCCGGACTTCGAACCGAAGACGCCGAACCACGGCGTCCAGACGTGGGCGGGTACCAGATAGGCGCCGTCGCCGCTGCTCAGGGTGATCTCCAGCAGGGCGCGGGAGTCCAGGCCGAGGATGGGCCGCCCGTCCGCGCTCAGGTTACCGATCCGGTCGAGCCTGGCGTTGAACGCCGCGGCCTCGTCGAAGCCCGGCATGTAGACCAGGTGGTGGATCTTGCGGGTGCGTTCGCCGCGCCGGTAGATCGTGGAGATCTCCGTGGACAGCATGAACCGCACCTGGCCGGGGACCACACCGGCGGGCGGCGGTCCGAGGGCCTCCAGGTCGATCTCCTCACGCAGCCGGAACAGCCCCGGCTCCGCGGGTACGAGGTTCTCGCGTAAGTGCTCGAACCACGTCGGATGTGTGAAATCGCCGGTGCCCATCAGCGCGACGCCCTTGCGCCGTGCCCACCATGTCAGGTGCTCCAGGTCGCTGTCTCTGCTGCAGGCCCGAGCATATTTCGAGTGAATGTGCAGGTCAGCATGGAAACGCATCCATCACATTCTGCCACAGGCCAGAGATGAAGATCAGGAAAGGGAATGAACCGGCCCGGATTATGACGGTCTTCCCATTGGACGGACCCGCTCCGCACGGCGATGCCGCCGGACGAACCTTCCGCGCACGGCGATCCCGCCGGACGAACCTCCCGCGTACCGGGATCCCATTGGACGGACCCGCCCCGCACGGCGATCCCGCCGGACGAACCTTCCGCACACCGGGATCCCGCCGGACGAACCTCCCGCGTACCGGGATCCCGCTGGACGGACCCGCTTCGCACGGCGATGCCGCCGGATGAACCCTCCGCGCACCGGGATCCCGATCGGGAGAGCGGAACGTCTTCTTCGCCGACGCCGGATCTCCGCCGCGGCCCATCGCGGAAAGGTTCGACGGCCGTTTGAGGGTTGCCCGCCCGTCGGCCCTGGACCGTCGGCCGTGGGCGAGGAAAAGTCTCCGGGAACGCTTCAACGTAAGTCTTGAAGACATGAATACCGACGATGACAAGTCACCCGGGGCGGGATCTGCCGTCCGGCCCCGCGGCCTACGCATGCGACACGGCTCGGCCGATGCGCCGGACGGAGTGGATCCGCGCGTTCGCCGGGGCGAGGTCCTGGCCCCACGGCCGTCCAGGACGGGGCACACCACGATCCCGTGCACCACCCACCCGACGGAGGTGACCGAGTGACCCCCGCCCCAGCCTCCTGGCGGGAGCTCCTGGGCCCGGAGCATCTCGGAGCCGTGATCGTGATGGCCGGCGGGGTGCTCGTCGGCGCGGTCAACATCTATCTGGCATCGAGCATGTTGCCCACCGTGGTGGCCGACATCGGCGGCGCGAGTTTCTATGCGTGGAGCATGACGATCTACCTCGTCGCCACGGTGATCGCGACGATGCTCGTCAGCCGGTTCCTCTCCCGGTGGGGGAACGTCGGCGCCTACCTTCTCGGCTTCGCCGTGTTCATGGTGGGCTCACTGGCCTGTGCGGCGAGCATGACGATGCCGATGTTGCTGGTCGGCCGTGGAGTCCAGGGACTCGGTGCCGGGTTGCTGTCCGGGCTGGGGTTCGCCGTTATCCGATCGGCCCTGCCGCGCCGGCTCTGGACACGCGGCAACGCGTTGATGTCGGCGATGTACGGCATCGGAAACTTCGTCGGCCCGGCACTCGGCGGCCTGTTCGCCCAGTTCGGCTCTTGGCGCCTGGCGTTCGTGCTGATGGCGGTGATCGCGGTGGCGTGCGGCGCGGTCGTTCCCCGCGTGCTGCCCCGCAGCGAACGGAGCGACGCGCGGGCGCCGATCCCGATCGTGTCGCTGATGCTGGTCACGGCCGCCACCTTGGCCGTCAGCGTGGCGGGGGTCCTGCCCGGCGCGATGACGAGGGCGGCCGGCATCGTGGTGGCGCTGCTGCTGGTCGTCGGATTCGTCCTCCATGAGCGGCGCAGCGAACTGCGGGTGTTCCCGCGCACGACCTATCGGGCGGGTTCACCACTGAAGTGGGTCTACCTGACGCTCGGGCTGCTGGCCTTCGGCGTCGCGGCCGAGTCGTTCCTCCCGCTGTTCGGTCAGCGACTGGCCGGTCTGCCCCCGGTCGCCGCCGGCTTCTTCGGCGCGGTCATCTCCCTCGGGTGGTCGGTGACCCAGATCGGCAGCTCATCGGCGGTCAGGGAACGCACGGTGCGGCGGTTGATCGCCATCGGCCCGGTGCTGCTCGCGCTCGGCTTTCTCGCTCAGGGGCTGCTACAGCGCGAGAGCGTGCCGATCTGGCTGGTGGCCATCTGGGTGCCGGTGCTGTTCGTCGCCGGTTCGGGCATCGGTATCGCCTACCCGCACCTGTCCGTGGCCGCGATGGCCAGCACCCCGGACCCGGAGGAAGGAAGGCAGGCGGCCGCGGCGATCGCCACCGTGACGACGATGTCGACCGCGTTCGGCACGGCGGTCGCCGGAGTCCTGGTCAACCTGGGCGGACGGTCGATGCTCGACTCGGCCCGATACCTGCTGTTTGGATTCGCGATCATCTGCGCGATCGGGATCGTCACCGCCCGCGCCGCGACTCGTTCGAGCCGACCGGGGCCCTCCTTGTCCGAGCCCTCCTCGTCCGAGCCGTCCGAGCCGTCCGGCCGCACCCGCTGAGGCGGGGCTCGCGACCGACCCCGGGCAGGTCGCGATCATGCCAGTCATTCCGGGGGAAACGCTCGACCCGGGTTTTCCAGCGCCTGTTCGGCGAACGCCCGCAATCACCTGACGACCGCATTCGATGTGAGGAGATTCCATGACCGATGACCTGTCGGAGACGCCGATGTTTCCGATGGCTCGTGCGACGGGTTGCCCTTTCGACCCGCCGCCGGAGCTGAGCCGGAGGATGGAGGAGGCGCCGGTCTCGCGAGTGAGGCTGTGGGACGGCAGTACCCCGTGGATGGTCACCCGCTACGCGGATGTGCGCGCGCTGCTCACCGATCCGCGCGTCAGCGTCGACGTCGCGCAACCCGGCTTCCCGCACACCAACGCGGTGAGCAAGGCACGCGACGCGCACATGAAGACGCTGATGCAGATGGACGCGCCGGAGCACACAGCCCAGCGGCGGCTGCTGACCTCGGACTTCATGATCAAAAGGATGGAGGCGTTGCGGCCCCGGATCCAGCAGATCGTCGACGACCTCGTGGACGAGATGCTCGCCGGCCCCAATCCGGTCGACCTGGTGGAGGCGTTCGCGCTGCCGGTTCCCTCACTGGTGATCTGCGAGCTGCTGGGTGTGCCCTATGCCGACCAGGCCTTCTTCCACCGGGTGGCCAGTGCGCTCGTCATGGACGAGCCCGACCCCGCACGGGCCATGGCCGCCAGCGAGGAACTGAACGCCTACCTGGAAGAACTGGTGGACAGGAAGAACGCCGAGCCGGGCGACGACGTGTTCAGCAGGCTGGCCGTCGAGCAGTACCGGACCGGCGGGATGACCCGGCGTGAGATCGCCACGATGGGTCAGCTGCTCCTGGTCGCAGGGCACGACACCACCGCGGTCATGATCGCACTGGGCACGGCCGCGCTGCTGGCGCACCCGGACCAGCTGAGCGAGGTTCGCGACAGCGGCGACCCCGCACTGGTGGCCAACGCGGTTGAGGAACTCCTGCGCTACCTCTCCATCACCCACACCGAAGCCCGCCGCGTCGCGCGCGAGGACCTTGAGATCGGTGGCCGGCTCATCCGCGAGGGCGAAGGCATCATCGGCGTGAAAAGCGTCGCGAACCGGGATCCTTCAGCCTTCCCCGACCCCGACGTTCTCGACGTCCACCGCAAGGCCCGCCACCATGTCGCCTTCGGCTACGGCGCCCACGTGTGCCTGGGCCAGCCACTGGCCCGGGTGGAACTGCAGGTCGTCTACGGCACCCTCTACCGGCGCATCCCCACACTGGCCCTGGCCACACCGCTGGAACAACTGACGTTCAAACACAACGCGATCTTCTACGGGGTGCGGGAACTGCCCGTCACCTGGTGAATCGTGAAAGGAGAAAGCGCGTGAAGGTCACCGTCGACGAGGACGCGTGCGCCGGCTCCGGGCAGTGCGTACTCGGCTCACCCGGGGTGT
This region of Streptosporangium sp. NBC_01495 genomic DNA includes:
- a CDS encoding MFS transporter, giving the protein MTPAPASWRELLGPEHLGAVIVMAGGVLVGAVNIYLASSMLPTVVADIGGASFYAWSMTIYLVATVIATMLVSRFLSRWGNVGAYLLGFAVFMVGSLACAASMTMPMLLVGRGVQGLGAGLLSGLGFAVIRSALPRRLWTRGNALMSAMYGIGNFVGPALGGLFAQFGSWRLAFVLMAVIAVACGAVVPRVLPRSERSDARAPIPIVSLMLVTAATLAVSVAGVLPGAMTRAAGIVVALLLVVGFVLHERRSELRVFPRTTYRAGSPLKWVYLTLGLLAFGVAAESFLPLFGQRLAGLPPVAAGFFGAVISLGWSVTQIGSSSAVRERTVRRLIAIGPVLLALGFLAQGLLQRESVPIWLVAIWVPVLFVAGSGIGIAYPHLSVAAMASTPDPEEGRQAAAAIATVTTMSTAFGTAVAGVLVNLGGRSMLDSARYLLFGFAIICAIGIVTARAATRSSRPGPSLSEPSSSEPSEPSGRTR
- a CDS encoding TIGR04282 family arsenosugar biosynthesis glycosyltransferase, whose protein sequence is MVLAKEPVPGEVKTGLIPPFTAREAAALAAAALEDTLRAVARVPVARRVLALDGAPGPWLPHGFTVLPQRGDGPDERLAAAFDDAHRLLPVPVVLIGTDTPQVTPDMLAYALSMLSAYDAVFGPAADGGSWLLGLRVPDPGLLLGVPMSEPTTGEVQLRRLGEAGLSVALMPRLTDVDTAADAFVVAAQAPRSFFAAALARMSALR
- a CDS encoding cytochrome P450, with product MTDDLSETPMFPMARATGCPFDPPPELSRRMEEAPVSRVRLWDGSTPWMVTRYADVRALLTDPRVSVDVAQPGFPHTNAVSKARDAHMKTLMQMDAPEHTAQRRLLTSDFMIKRMEALRPRIQQIVDDLVDEMLAGPNPVDLVEAFALPVPSLVICELLGVPYADQAFFHRVASALVMDEPDPARAMAASEELNAYLEELVDRKNAEPGDDVFSRLAVEQYRTGGMTRREIATMGQLLLVAGHDTTAVMIALGTAALLAHPDQLSEVRDSGDPALVANAVEELLRYLSITHTEARRVAREDLEIGGRLIREGEGIIGVKSVANRDPSAFPDPDVLDVHRKARHHVAFGYGAHVCLGQPLARVELQVVYGTLYRRIPTLALATPLEQLTFKHNAIFYGVRELPVTW
- a CDS encoding endonuclease Q family protein; amino-acid sequence: MRFHADLHIHSKYARACSRDSDLEHLTWWARRKGVALMGTGDFTHPTWFEHLRENLVPAEPGLFRLREEIDLEALGPPPAGVVPGQVRFMLSTEISTIYRRGERTRKIHHLVYMPGFDEAAAFNARLDRIGNLSADGRPILGLDSRALLEITLSSGDGAYLVPAHVWTPWFGVFGSKSGFDTIEECYGELSEHIFALETGLSSDPAMNWRVSALDRYRLVSHSDAHSPPMVGRETTVFETDLDYFAVLRALQTGTGYAGTTEFFPEEGKYHVDGHRGCDIRMGPEETRGRDGICPVCGKPLTVGVLSRVQDLADRPDGFRPEGVAGFRSLVPLPEIVGEILGVGSKSKKVLKEVDRLTAVLGPELGILEDVPVDDIAAHSPPLAEAVERLRRGEVIREPGYDGTYGVIRLFEPGELERTGEETTPTLF